One Maribacter cobaltidurans genomic window carries:
- a CDS encoding heavy metal translocating P-type ATPase, translating to MITKSNHKPNKGFSFGLWESHGAAIVTSFCLLFIVLAYLARINDYTFVEIILFLFAYIVGGYQKAVEGISTLFKEKDLDVDLLMVIAAIGAAAIGYWMDGAILIFIFSLSGTLEGYTMERTNKDIRSILDLRPEKAVLLRNGKQVEVKAEELKKGDTILIKPGERIAADGIITQGYSAIYQATITGESVPVDKTVNDEVFSGTVNGYGGIEVKVTKQAEETMLSKIIHLVQEAKNEKPPNQLFVEKFESIYAKIVVITAIILMIAPPFIIHWSWKETIYRAMIFLVVASPCALVSSIMPAILSAISNASRKRVLFKGGAHLENIAGVKAVIFDKTGTLTYGEPVVQDIISFENYSEMELLKTTASIEALSEHPIAKSIVQHALNKNIELEHSINLRSFKGMGVQGTLNGISYKVGKRDMLNNIVLTKEQEDLALKLEQQGRTIIFVSNGHNLIGMVSIFDQVRLEARRVIEELKNMNIRVALLTGDNERTAKNIGESTGIEEIYSGLLPEDKVDFIKKMTAKYGKVAMVGDGVNDAPALAAASVGIAMGAAGTDIAIETADVILMADDIERIPFAISLGKRTNRIIKQNVIFAIGVALTLITLNFIGGIINLPEGVIGHEGSTVLVILSGLRLLR from the coding sequence ATGATCACGAAAAGTAATCATAAGCCCAATAAGGGTTTTTCATTTGGTTTATGGGAAAGTCACGGGGCGGCAATCGTTACTTCATTTTGTCTTCTATTTATTGTCCTGGCATACTTGGCGCGAATAAATGATTATACATTTGTTGAAATTATCCTCTTCCTGTTTGCATATATTGTTGGTGGTTACCAAAAAGCGGTTGAAGGCATCAGTACTCTATTCAAAGAAAAAGACCTTGATGTTGACTTGCTAATGGTAATTGCTGCAATAGGAGCTGCTGCAATTGGGTATTGGATGGATGGGGCTATTTTAATTTTTATTTTTTCCTTGAGTGGCACGCTTGAAGGATATACAATGGAACGGACGAACAAAGATATTCGGTCCATTCTGGACCTTCGTCCGGAAAAGGCGGTTCTATTAAGGAATGGGAAACAAGTAGAGGTCAAAGCAGAAGAGTTAAAGAAAGGGGATACCATTCTAATTAAACCCGGGGAGCGTATTGCTGCCGACGGTATTATTACCCAAGGATATTCCGCAATTTATCAAGCTACCATAACCGGGGAATCCGTTCCCGTGGATAAAACGGTTAATGATGAAGTTTTCTCTGGGACTGTGAACGGTTACGGTGGCATAGAGGTTAAAGTGACCAAGCAAGCAGAAGAAACGATGCTTTCAAAAATAATCCACTTGGTGCAGGAAGCTAAAAACGAAAAACCACCCAACCAGCTTTTCGTTGAAAAATTTGAAAGTATCTATGCAAAAATCGTTGTCATTACGGCAATAATCCTAATGATCGCCCCTCCTTTTATAATACATTGGTCGTGGAAGGAAACAATTTATAGGGCAATGATCTTTTTGGTGGTGGCTTCGCCCTGTGCATTGGTATCCTCTATTATGCCGGCCATATTGTCTGCAATTTCCAATGCATCCAGGAAAAGGGTTTTGTTCAAAGGTGGTGCGCACCTTGAAAATATTGCAGGGGTCAAGGCGGTAATATTCGACAAAACGGGAACCCTCACCTATGGAGAACCCGTTGTGCAGGACATAATTTCATTCGAAAATTATTCTGAAATGGAATTGTTGAAAACAACGGCTTCCATAGAAGCTTTATCCGAACATCCCATTGCAAAGTCCATCGTGCAACACGCCCTAAATAAGAATATTGAACTGGAGCATTCCATAAACTTACGGTCTTTTAAGGGTATGGGGGTGCAGGGCACTTTAAATGGAATCAGTTATAAGGTTGGTAAAAGGGATATGTTAAACAATATAGTCCTTACCAAAGAACAGGAAGATTTGGCCCTTAAGCTTGAACAACAAGGAAGAACAATCATATTTGTATCTAACGGTCATAATCTTATTGGAATGGTTTCAATTTTCGACCAAGTACGGCTTGAAGCGAGAAGGGTAATCGAGGAATTAAAAAATATGAATATCCGTGTAGCGCTCTTAACGGGCGATAATGAGAGAACTGCAAAGAACATTGGGGAAAGCACTGGAATAGAAGAAATTTATTCAGGTCTTTTACCCGAAGACAAGGTTGATTTTATCAAAAAAATGACCGCCAAATATGGCAAGGTCGCAATGGTCGGGGATGGGGTCAATGATGCACCCGCCTTGGCGGCCGCATCCGTAGGTATCGCTATGGGGGCCGCGGGCACAGATATAGCAATAGAAACTGCCGATGTTATTTTAATGGCCGATGATATTGAGAGAATTCCATTTGCCATTTCTTTAGGCAAAAGAACAAACAGGATTATCAAACAGAATGTGATTTTTGCCATTGGCGTGGCACTTACCCTTATTACTTTAAATTTTATTGGTGGTATTATAAATTTGCCGGAAGGTGTAATCGGGCACGAGGGAAGTACGGTATTGGTGATACTTAGCGGTTTGAGGTTATTAAGGTAA
- a CDS encoding AraC family transcriptional regulator, with product MNSNHIYTDIKISTKTIHSNASRSHKHNYFELIYVLEGKGVHIINKNHYDFSKGNLFLLTPEDIHNFDVKETTTFCFIDFTESFFVENPKKKSGKAELSGFFKKLEYVFHNHHNTNGNIITGNDELIYEVLINKLIDEEQNNRQYKHIIVQNIVFLLLNLVARNIQENIIVHSQLENPKNKVYEIITYIQQNIYEKDLIKIKPLATHFNKSPDHLGRYFKRETGRTIKNYINDYKTELIKTRLKYSNLSISEIADELNFTDGSHLNKIFKRAYGKTAYQFKESID from the coding sequence ATGAATTCCAATCATATTTATACAGATATAAAAATTTCCACTAAGACAATCCATTCGAATGCGTCAAGATCGCATAAGCATAATTATTTTGAATTGATTTATGTATTGGAAGGAAAAGGTGTTCACATAATCAATAAAAATCACTATGATTTCTCAAAAGGAAATCTGTTTTTATTAACACCAGAGGATATACATAATTTCGATGTTAAGGAAACAACTACCTTCTGTTTCATAGATTTTACCGAAAGTTTTTTTGTCGAGAACCCAAAGAAGAAAAGTGGTAAAGCAGAATTAAGCGGGTTTTTTAAGAAACTGGAGTATGTTTTTCATAATCACCATAACACAAATGGAAATATTATTACGGGAAATGATGAATTGATCTATGAAGTACTCATTAATAAGCTAATTGATGAAGAACAAAATAACCGACAATACAAGCATATTATAGTTCAAAATATCGTTTTTTTACTACTTAATCTTGTAGCAAGAAATATTCAAGAAAATATTATCGTCCACTCTCAATTAGAGAATCCAAAAAACAAGGTTTATGAAATCATTACTTATATCCAACAAAACATCTATGAAAAAGATCTTATTAAGATAAAACCCTTAGCAACTCATTTCAATAAATCGCCTGATCATTTGGGAAGGTATTTTAAACGAGAGACCGGCAGAACAATTAAGAATTATATAAACGATTATAAAACCGAGCTTATAAAAACAAGGTTAAAGTACAGCAATTTAAGTATTTCAGAAATTGCTGATGAGCTGAATTTTACAGACGGTAGTCATCTTAACAAAATTTTCAAAAGGGCTTATGGCAAAACAGCATATCAGTTCAAGGAAAGCATTGATTAA
- a CDS encoding YkvA family protein — protein MLHLAYKDRRTLWSAKVLIFFDIGYTLSPIDLIPDFFPIDTYFAVSLIPKGVKTECLLIVKGYKWNKKK, from the coding sequence ATGTTGCATTTGGCCTACAAAGACAGAAGAACTCTTTGGTCCGCCAAAGTTTTAATTTTTTTCGATATTGGGTATACGCTAAGTCCCATTGATCTGATTCCCGACTTTTTCCCGATAGATACTTATTTCGCCGTAAGTCTAATTCCCAAAGGTGTAAAAACAGAGTGTTTGTTAATAGTAAAGGGGTATAAATGGAACAAAAAAAAATAA
- a CDS encoding site-specific integrase: MKSKHTFTVIFFTRKSRSVPNQLSIYVRITVDGQRSEISLKRSIPSKEWDSSRNRGRGGSQRIRVLNAYLESAYSGLLDCHKELLEGNRVVSSDAIKSRYLGEDDNSKTLRELIKYHNENMSVVLKEGTMKNYYTTEKYLNRFLAKKRKVNDIRLKQLNYVFVTDFEHFLRNYRDSKKNLSLGNNGVMKHLERFKKMLNLAVKLEWMDKNPFNQFQLKYNKYDRQFLDEEELEQLESTELGNERLDRIRDCFIFSCYTGLSYVDVKELNGDNIVKGIDGNLWISTRREKTDKPVKVPLLPKAREILEKYMQCPEMENKENLLPISSNQKTNAYLKEIADSCEIYKNLTFHVARHTFATTVMLSNGVPIETVSKLLGHTKLSTTQIYARVVESKISEDIGNLLIRFKEKATKKSAAT; encoded by the coding sequence ATGAAATCAAAACACACTTTCACCGTAATTTTCTTTACCAGAAAATCAAGAAGCGTCCCAAACCAATTATCCATCTATGTTCGAATTACTGTGGATGGTCAAAGGTCTGAGATAAGCCTAAAAAGAAGCATTCCCTCCAAGGAGTGGGACAGTTCACGGAACCGGGGCAGGGGAGGTTCACAGAGAATAAGGGTATTGAACGCCTATTTGGAGAGTGCTTATAGTGGACTGTTGGACTGCCATAAAGAGCTTTTGGAAGGGAACAGGGTCGTTTCATCAGATGCCATTAAGTCCCGTTATCTTGGAGAGGATGACAACAGCAAGACCTTAAGAGAACTTATCAAGTACCATAATGAGAATATGTCAGTTGTCCTAAAAGAAGGGACGATGAAGAACTATTATACGACGGAAAAGTATCTGAACAGGTTTTTAGCCAAGAAAAGAAAGGTCAACGATATCCGCCTAAAACAGTTGAACTATGTCTTTGTAACGGATTTTGAACATTTTTTGCGCAATTACAGAGATTCTAAGAAGAATTTATCATTGGGCAACAATGGTGTGATGAAACATCTTGAAAGGTTCAAGAAGATGCTCAACCTTGCCGTTAAATTGGAATGGATGGACAAGAACCCGTTCAACCAGTTCCAGTTGAAATATAACAAATATGACAGGCAGTTTCTGGACGAAGAGGAACTGGAGCAATTGGAAAGCACTGAACTGGGGAACGAACGTTTGGATCGGATAAGGGACTGTTTTATATTTTCATGCTATACAGGCCTTTCCTATGTGGATGTCAAGGAGCTGAACGGTGACAATATCGTAAAGGGAATCGACGGGAACCTTTGGATAAGTACCAGGCGTGAAAAAACGGACAAGCCCGTTAAGGTACCATTGCTCCCAAAGGCACGGGAAATATTGGAAAAATATATGCAATGTCCGGAAATGGAAAATAAAGAAAACCTGTTGCCCATTAGTTCCAATCAAAAGACCAATGCCTATTTAAAGGAAATAGCGGACTCCTGTGAAATCTATAAAAACCTGACCTTTCATGTGGCACGACATACCTTTGCCACTACAGTAATGCTCTCCAACGGTGTGCCCATCGAAACGGTATCCAAGCTTCTTGGGCATACCAAACTGTCTACCACACAGATTTATGCCAGGGTCGTGGAATCCAAGATAAGTGAGGACATTGGAAATCTTTTGATCAGGTTCAAGGAAAAGGCAACCAAAAAAAGTGCAGCTACTTAA
- a CDS encoding BfmA/BtgA family mobilization protein — MEKQSTNNKTKKGTGGYSNITVKKETAVRFRTYSKKFNKCHSEVLDRILGYFKENDLDPFGEGTKIVVDNIKKLETKMMKKFDRIIAIIKNMEKTSIRPTYEMVLIFYEAYVKDGRKPKPKPVKIQEERKDFLEPRNTVPKTEHERMLKEFKEYKKRCNEILNKVEKVEPMMGKPYLKINMGIGGF; from the coding sequence ATGGAAAAGCAATCAACAAATAATAAAACAAAGAAGGGAACCGGTGGTTATTCCAACATCACCGTAAAGAAGGAAACGGCCGTACGCTTTCGAACCTATTCCAAAAAGTTCAACAAATGCCATAGCGAGGTATTGGACAGAATTTTGGGCTATTTCAAGGAGAACGACCTTGACCCTTTTGGAGAAGGAACAAAGATCGTGGTCGATAATATCAAAAAGCTGGAAACAAAGATGATGAAGAAATTCGATAGGATCATCGCCATAATCAAGAACATGGAAAAGACCAGTATCAGGCCCACCTATGAAATGGTGCTCATCTTTTATGAGGCCTATGTAAAAGATGGTAGGAAGCCCAAGCCTAAACCCGTCAAGATACAGGAAGAGCGAAAGGATTTTTTGGAGCCAAGAAACACCGTTCCGAAAACGGAACATGAAAGAATGCTGAAAGAATTCAAAGAATATAAAAAACGTTGCAATGAAATCCTCAACAAGGTGGAAAAGGTGGAACCTATGATGGGAAAGCCGTATCTAAAGATCAATATGGGCATCGGGGGATTTTGA
- a CDS encoding DUF5712 family protein — MYLTISAQKMGSTYNSSVGNYVDYLEKENQERMPELREKFFDRDNDSVSPQTVIDEIDANTAKLRQKDPKFYSIVVSPNQRELKAIGNDQNLLREYTTKLMEDYARIEHERTYRGLDRKVQENASYRREIARLRNEIRKVERGESIGNVKELEKRIKEQERMAPHKQNGQLVAAGMQKEGPQTHIHIIVSRRDVTNTYTLSPMAKHRASEVELNGKTVKRGFDRDSFYQAAEKTFDRTTGFKRNYVESYVGRKAHAKEPGKFFAKVMGLPTKEKDMAFKLLKTMGVKAPSIPTNKVQMAAKIIKALGRGIDKARGTGDDMGY; from the coding sequence ATGTACCTAACCATCTCGGCACAGAAAATGGGCAGTACCTACAACTCCAGTGTAGGGAACTATGTGGACTATCTGGAAAAGGAGAACCAAGAAAGGATGCCCGAACTCAGGGAGAAATTCTTTGACCGGGACAACGACAGCGTAAGCCCTCAAACGGTCATCGATGAAATAGATGCCAATACGGCCAAACTGAGACAGAAGGACCCGAAATTCTACTCCATAGTGGTCAGCCCGAACCAAAGGGAACTGAAGGCCATAGGCAATGACCAAAACTTGCTTAGGGAATATACAACGAAGCTCATGGAGGACTATGCCAGGATAGAACATGAACGCACCTATCGGGGCCTTGACAGAAAGGTACAGGAGAATGCATCCTATCGTAGGGAGATAGCAAGGCTCAGGAACGAGATACGGAAAGTGGAACGGGGCGAGTCCATCGGCAATGTCAAAGAACTCGAAAAAAGAATCAAAGAGCAAGAAAGAATGGCCCCGCACAAACAGAACGGGCAACTGGTGGCCGCAGGGATGCAAAAAGAGGGGCCTCAGACCCATATCCATATCATCGTCAGTAGAAGGGACGTAACAAACACTTATACGCTTTCCCCAATGGCCAAACATAGGGCGTCCGAAGTAGAACTGAACGGAAAGACGGTCAAGAGAGGCTTTGATAGGGACAGCTTTTACCAAGCGGCCGAAAAGACCTTTGACAGGACAACTGGGTTCAAACGGAACTATGTGGAATCCTATGTTGGGAGAAAGGCCCATGCCAAGGAACCGGGAAAGTTCTTTGCAAAGGTGATGGGACTGCCCACCAAGGAAAAGGACATGGCCTTTAAACTACTTAAAACGATGGGTGTAAAGGCTCCCAGTATACCGACCAATAAAGTGCAGATGGCTGCCAAGATCATCAAGGCACTTGGAAGGGGTATTGATAAAGCAAGGGGCACGGGTGATGACATGGGCTACTGA
- a CDS encoding cellulase family glycosylhydrolase — MKIKRLLTRALFMASALVVAQSGTSQRWSIEKAEKWYDQYKWLNGADFIPSTAINQLEMWQEDTFDPETIEKELGYAQDIGMNVMRVYLHSLAYKQDSKGFKKRMDQYLDISNSKGIKTMFVIFDDVWGKEPKIGKQPEPTTGTHNSGWMQDPGDPASKDKANFPFLETYVKDILTTFKDDKRVLLWDLYNEPGNSGKINDSMPLLEAVFSWAREVNPSQPISAGIWSWGLGDLNAFQALHSDIITYHHYGNPQDHKLIIELLRTHGRPMICTEYMARTRNSRFSNIMPMLKEENVGAINWGLVKGKTNTIYQWDTPIDSGEEPVEWFHDIFRKDGTPYRQDEVDLIKKLNGID; from the coding sequence ATGAAAATCAAAAGATTATTGACCAGGGCTCTTTTTATGGCCTCGGCCTTAGTTGTTGCACAATCTGGCACATCTCAAAGATGGTCCATAGAAAAGGCGGAAAAATGGTATGACCAATATAAATGGCTTAATGGTGCTGATTTTATCCCGAGTACGGCAATCAATCAATTGGAGATGTGGCAAGAGGATACTTTTGACCCTGAAACCATTGAGAAGGAGTTGGGATATGCACAAGATATTGGCATGAATGTGATGCGGGTATACCTCCATAGTTTGGCATACAAACAAGATTCAAAGGGTTTCAAGAAAAGAATGGACCAATATTTGGATATCTCAAATAGTAAGGGAATCAAGACCATGTTCGTCATCTTTGATGACGTATGGGGGAAAGAGCCAAAAATCGGAAAGCAACCGGAACCTACGACTGGTACACACAACTCAGGTTGGATGCAGGATCCAGGTGATCCGGCTTCCAAGGATAAAGCAAATTTTCCTTTTTTGGAAACATATGTAAAAGATATTCTGACAACCTTCAAGGATGATAAAAGGGTTTTGCTTTGGGATTTGTACAACGAACCTGGAAACTCGGGGAAGATTAACGATTCCATGCCTTTGTTGGAGGCAGTTTTTTCATGGGCAAGGGAGGTTAATCCTTCCCAGCCCATATCGGCAGGAATCTGGTCCTGGGGATTGGGGGACCTTAATGCCTTTCAGGCGCTACATTCCGATATCATTACCTACCATCATTACGGAAACCCACAAGACCACAAACTGATCATAGAGCTTTTAAGGACCCATGGAAGACCTATGATCTGTACCGAATATATGGCCCGAACTCGAAATAGCCGATTTTCCAACATCATGCCGATGTTGAAAGAGGAAAATGTAGGAGCCATAAATTGGGGATTGGTGAAAGGAAAGACCAATACCATATACCAATGGGACACACCAATTGATAGTGGGGAGGAACCTGTGGAATGGTTTCATGATATCTTCCGGAAAGATGGAACCCCTTATCGTCAGGATGAGGTTGATTTAATTAAAAAATTGAACGGGATTGATTAA
- a CDS encoding MarC family protein: MATEILTKILFLIAVIDPLGSVPVYLEATKHFDQKHKLKIAIRASLIAYLILLFFILVGQIILEGMDVSLDAFQISGGVILFLFALTMIFGEGKPESEKHLIKDYKHVTIFPVAIPSIASPGAIMAVVLMTDNHLYTIQEQAITTLLVLLVVSMTMLLLLAANVVQNRIGEYGITVISKIMGLILASYAVQSVLSGLRDFFTVLN, translated from the coding sequence ATGGCTACTGAAATATTAACTAAAATATTATTCCTTATTGCTGTAATTGACCCTCTAGGTTCCGTACCAGTTTATCTGGAAGCTACTAAACATTTTGACCAAAAACACAAACTCAAAATTGCAATTAGAGCTTCATTAATTGCATATTTAATTCTACTGTTTTTCATTTTAGTTGGTCAAATCATTCTTGAAGGAATGGATGTTTCTCTGGACGCATTCCAAATTTCTGGTGGAGTGATTCTATTCTTGTTCGCGTTAACAATGATTTTTGGCGAAGGGAAACCTGAGTCAGAAAAACATCTTATCAAAGACTATAAGCACGTTACAATTTTCCCAGTTGCAATTCCTTCAATTGCTTCTCCAGGCGCAATTATGGCTGTCGTGCTAATGACAGATAATCATCTTTACACCATTCAAGAACAAGCTATTACGACATTACTGGTATTATTAGTAGTCTCCATGACTATGCTATTGCTTTTAGCTGCAAATGTTGTGCAAAACAGAATTGGGGAATATGGAATAACAGTTATAAGTAAAATAATGGGACTTATTCTAGCTTCTTATGCTGTTCAAAGTGTTCTAAGCGGTTTGAGAGATTTTTTCACTGTATTGAATTGA
- a CDS encoding DUF3124 domain-containing protein produces the protein MKNTIKILLLLLIFQSCKEKVEISSINPVDWEIRTIEFNLPDSLPHGTTYLSVYSQIYSQTEHKTHDLTATVSIKNVNKADSVYINKAEYYNTKGNSIRTYFDKPIFIAPMETVEIVIDERDQEGGTGANFLFDWTIKPNSNDPIFEAIMISTSGQQGLSFTTQGKKIN, from the coding sequence ATGAAGAATACAATTAAAATACTTTTACTTCTACTAATATTTCAATCTTGCAAAGAGAAGGTTGAGATAAGCTCAATCAATCCTGTTGATTGGGAAATAAGGACTATAGAATTTAACCTTCCTGACTCTTTGCCACATGGAACAACTTATCTATCAGTCTATTCACAGATTTATAGTCAGACAGAACATAAAACTCATGATTTGACCGCAACTGTAAGCATAAAAAATGTAAATAAAGCCGACTCGGTTTATATTAACAAAGCTGAATATTATAATACAAAAGGTAATTCTATTAGAACCTATTTTGATAAACCCATATTCATTGCTCCAATGGAAACAGTAGAAATCGTAATTGATGAGCGAGACCAAGAAGGCGGAACTGGTGCAAACTTCCTTTTTGATTGGACAATAAAGCCAAATTCCAATGACCCTATCTTTGAAGCGATAATGATTTCAACTTCTGGTCAACAGGGACTTTCATTTACTACTCAAGGCAAAAAGATAAATTAA
- a CDS encoding tyrosine-type recombinase/integrase produces MYLKLKRSVELSGKSQSTLTNYARCLSHIALHFKCSPLDLDEEQVLDYLHVLKSRHKTPSSSFFKHTVYGLRYAYRISNRKEMQVMLPAIERPKKLPVVLSCREVKQLLKAPKLLKHRLVLALLYGCGLRCFELCNLQLKDLDFDRMMLHVRQGKGRKDRYVPLSRMQIRGLKTYLAAENPCTWCFTGNNTEGRPVPLSTQGVRWIVREARKHSGIQKEVTTHSLRHSYATHLLEMGLDIMSVKDLLGHADIQTTLTYLHVAQLGRQKPFSPLDRLYKE; encoded by the coding sequence TTGTATCTCAAACTAAAACGTTCTGTTGAACTATCGGGCAAAAGCCAAAGCACCCTGACCAACTATGCCCGCTGTCTTTCACACATAGCCCTGCATTTTAAGTGCAGTCCACTCGATCTGGATGAAGAACAGGTGCTGGATTATCTACATGTTTTAAAGTCCCGGCACAAGACCCCGTCGAGCAGCTTCTTCAAGCATACCGTTTATGGTCTGAGGTATGCCTACCGGATATCAAATCGTAAAGAGATGCAGGTAATGCTCCCCGCTATTGAGCGTCCCAAAAAACTCCCTGTAGTTTTAAGTTGTAGGGAAGTAAAGCAACTCTTAAAAGCCCCAAAACTACTGAAGCACCGTCTGGTATTGGCGCTGCTTTATGGCTGCGGACTGCGCTGTTTTGAACTGTGCAACCTACAGTTAAAAGATCTGGATTTTGATCGTATGATGCTTCACGTCCGCCAAGGCAAAGGCAGGAAAGATCGGTATGTACCCTTGTCGAGGATGCAGATCCGCGGACTTAAAACATATCTTGCGGCAGAAAATCCTTGCACCTGGTGCTTCACTGGGAACAATACCGAAGGGCGTCCAGTCCCGCTTTCTACCCAAGGGGTTCGCTGGATTGTACGGGAAGCCCGTAAACATAGTGGTATTCAAAAGGAAGTGACCACCCACAGCCTGCGCCACAGTTATGCTACCCACCTTCTGGAAATGGGCTTGGATATTATGAGTGTAAAGGACCTTTTGGGGCACGCAGATATACAGACCACACTGACCTACCTTCACGTGGCACAACTGGGCAGGCAAAAGCCTTTCAGTCCACTGGATCGGCTCTACAAAGAGTAA
- a CDS encoding IS91 family transposase, whose amino-acid sequence MASAAHEVAQVLNRNRESLADCCATSWQLRTLHALRKCRTAALGGHIDHCTNPSCNTLHLSYNSCRNRHCPKCQGHKREQWIRAREEELLNVPYFHVVFTLPSELNRLCLYEPKLLYGLLFKTSWEVIAGFASNPKFLGAGPGMIAILHTWGQNLSLHPHLHCIVPGGGATKSGKWKPARNKGKYLFPVKAMSKVFRARFVAGLRKKIKTEQPEALYQSLFKKEWVVYCKRPFLGPPQVVEYLGRYTHKIAISNHRIKNLDDSGVVFSVKDYRHGGNKSLMYLSDTEFIRRFALHILPKGFVRIRHYGILSAYHKRKSLDHLGKTLGKVQLQEKPPLQHRICPSCKKGELVTLHTFTARGPPAHWITKLKKYTKAQ is encoded by the coding sequence ATGGCATCCGCTGCTCACGAAGTGGCCCAGGTATTAAATCGCAACAGGGAGTCTTTAGCAGACTGTTGTGCCACCAGCTGGCAACTAAGGACCCTGCACGCCCTGCGCAAATGTCGTACGGCTGCCCTGGGCGGTCACATTGACCACTGCACGAATCCATCCTGTAATACCTTGCACCTGAGCTACAACAGTTGCCGCAACCGGCATTGCCCAAAGTGTCAGGGGCACAAAAGGGAACAATGGATCAGGGCACGGGAAGAAGAGCTCTTGAACGTTCCTTACTTCCACGTGGTATTTACCCTGCCTTCAGAACTCAACCGCCTGTGCCTGTACGAACCCAAACTGCTGTATGGCCTGCTGTTCAAAACTTCATGGGAAGTCATAGCGGGGTTTGCTTCCAATCCTAAGTTTTTAGGTGCCGGTCCCGGGATGATCGCCATCCTGCATACCTGGGGACAGAACCTGTCCCTGCATCCGCACTTGCATTGTATCGTGCCCGGTGGTGGGGCAACCAAAAGTGGTAAGTGGAAACCTGCCCGGAACAAGGGGAAATACCTGTTCCCGGTCAAGGCCATGAGCAAGGTATTCCGTGCCCGCTTTGTTGCAGGGTTACGTAAAAAAATTAAAACAGAACAACCAGAGGCCCTTTACCAAAGCCTGTTCAAAAAAGAGTGGGTCGTCTATTGCAAGCGTCCGTTTTTAGGGCCACCTCAGGTAGTGGAATACCTTGGTCGCTATACCCATAAAATTGCGATCAGCAACCACCGAATCAAAAACCTGGATGACAGCGGCGTGGTGTTTTCGGTAAAAGATTACCGCCACGGGGGAAACAAATCCCTGATGTACCTGAGCGATACTGAATTCATCAGGCGCTTTGCCCTGCACATACTCCCTAAGGGGTTTGTGCGCATCCGCCATTATGGGATATTAAGTGCTTACCATAAACGCAAAAGTCTTGACCACTTGGGTAAAACCCTGGGGAAGGTACAGCTCCAAGAAAAACCGCCCCTGCAACACCGAATCTGCCCATCTTGTAAAAAGGGAGAACTGGTGACCCTGCATACGTTTACCGCACGGGGACCACCGGCACACTGGATCACAAAACTTAAAAAATACACTAAAGCACAGTAA